The Euphorbia lathyris chromosome 2, ddEupLath1.1, whole genome shotgun sequence genome includes a window with the following:
- the LOC136219848 gene encoding uncharacterized protein isoform X1: MSFSFFKPSRPKTPQEVVKSLKESLMALDTKTVVEVKALEKALEDVEKNLSGVRCMLCGDSEVEPNPDQVSQLVLEVCKEDVISLMIHKLPNLGWEARKDLVHCWSILLKQKVDSKYFSVEYIENHFELLDFLVVCYDNKEIALNCGLMLRECIKFPSLAKYILESTSFVLFFKFVELPNFDVASDAFSTFKDLLTKHGTVVAEYLTAHYDEFFDMYEKLLTSPNYVTRRQSLKLLSEFLLEPPCSHIMKRYILEVRFLKIMMTLLKDSSKNIQISAFHIFKVFVANPNKPREVKLILAKNSAGLVELLDNLSVGKGAEDEQFEEEKELIIKEIQKVTRQLNMDS, translated from the exons ATGTCGTTTTCTTTCTTCAAGCCTTCTCGGCCAAAGACGCCGCAAGAGGTGGTGAAATCATTGAAGGAGAGCCTCATGGCGCTTGATACCAAAACTGTTGTTGAAGTTAAAGCCCTTgagaag GCTTTGGAAGATGTTGAGAAAAATCTTTCCGGAGTGAGATGTATGCTTTGTGGTGATAGCGAGGTTGAACCAAATCCAGATCAAGTTTCACAGCTGGTTCTTGAAGTTTGTAAAGAGGATGTTATCTCTCTTATGATTCACAAACTACCTAATTTGGGGTGGGAA GCGAGGAAGGATTTGGTGCACTGTTGGTCCATATTGTTAAAGCAAAAGGTTGATTCCAAATATTTCTCTGTAGAATACATAGAGAACCATTTTGAATTACTAGACTTTCTTGTCGTGTG CTATGATAACAAGGAAATTGCCTTGAATTGTGGACTTATGCTAAGGGAGTGCATCAAATTTCCTTCGCTTGCAAA GTACATATTAGAGTCTACAAGCTTTGTGTTGTTTTTTAAATTTGTGGAGTTGCCGAACTTTGATGTTGCTTCTGATGCTTTCTCTACTTTCAAG GATTTGCTTACTAAACACGGTACTGTGGTAGCAGAATATCTCACTGCTCATTATGATGAG TTCTTTGATATGTATGAAAAACTACTGACATCTCCAAATTATGTGACAAGAAGGCAATCATTAAAG CTTCTCTCGGAATTCCTTTTGGAGCCTCCATGTTCTCATATAATGAAGCGCTATAttttagaagttcgatttttgAAAATCATGATGACATTGCTGAAG GACTCGAGTAAAAATATCCAGATTTCAGCTTTCCACATTTTCAAG GTCTTTGTTGCTAATCCTAACAAGCCACGGGaagtaaaattaattttggCAAAAAACAGTGCAGGATTGGTGGAATTGCTTGACAATCTTTCTGTTGGAAAAG GTGCCGAGGATGAGCAGTTTGAAGAGGAAAAAGAACTGATCATCAAGGAAATTCAAAAAGTAACGCGACAGTTGAATATGGATTCTTAA
- the LOC136216724 gene encoding F-box protein FBW2-like has translation MANLAMQKKEWSSSSSFRWEELNPEILALILVRIPIEERVGHASLVCKNWLACVSGSYCWCDMDIQDWCQKRNRSVEDVDRVARKLMKRSRGSSVLLSAYNLGNPGFIYAANSCGKNLKVLKMPISEVTDKMVERHVGSLVNLSVLDISYCLKITSKGIAEFGNNCKGLVELIRNMPSPLEVKSFGETDFEADDCEAIAIANTMSGLRKLEMCYGLFGDLGLDAILANCKALSHLNIDGCWKVNLGDDLVVKCLKLEYFVDPFIDEDIADYDDDEDDDECSDSY, from the exons ATGGCAAATCTCGCTATGCAAAAGAAAGAGTGGTCTTCGTCTTCCTCTTTCCGGTGGGAGGAGCTGAATCCGGAAATACTAGCTCTGATACTCGTCCGAATCCCGATAGAAGAGAGGGTTGGACATGCTTCATTGGTGTGTAAAAATTGGTTAGCATGCGTTTCAGGATCTTATTGCTGGTGTGATATGGATATCCAGGACTGGTGCCAGAAAAGGAATCGTTCCGTGGAAGATGTTGACAGAGTAGCTCGTAAGCTTATGAAGCGTAGTAGAGGTTCATCTGTGTTGCTGTCTGCTTACAATCTTGGAAACCCCGGCTTCATTTATGCTGCTAACTCGTG TGGGAAAAACCTGAAGGTGCTGAAAATGCCAATAAGCGAAGTGACCGACAAGATGGTGGAAAGGCATGTTGGTTCGCTAGTGAATTTGAGTGTGTTAGACATTAGTTATTGTTTGAAGATCACAAGCAAAGGGATTGCGGAATTTGGTAACAACTGCAAAGGCCTAGTCGAACTCATAAGAAACATGCCGTCACCGCTAGAAGTGAAATCTTTTGGAGAAACTGATTTCGAGGCTGATGACTGTGAGGCTATAGCGATAGCAAATACAATGTCAGGTCTACGGAAACTCGAGATGTGTTATGGGTTGTTTGGAGATTTGGGTCTTGATGCTATACTCGCTAATTGTAAGGCTCTTTCGCATCTTAACATTGATGGGTGTTGGAAAGTGAACTTGGGTGATGATCTTGTAGTTAAGTGTTTGAAGCTTGAGTATTTCGTTGATCCTTTTATTGATGAAGACATAGCCGATTATGATGACGACgaggatgatgatgaatgtTCAGATTCTTATTAG
- the LOC136216726 gene encoding F-box protein FBW2-like: MANLGLQNKDWSSSSRWEELNPEVLALILIRIPIEERVGNATLVCKNWLACVSGSYCWSEIDIQDWCQKQNRSVQDVDMVARTLMKRSRGSSWLLSTYKLGNPGFIYAANLCGKNLKVLKMPMSEVTDEMVERHVGSLVNLSVLDISYCLKITSKGIAEFGNNCKGLVELRRNMPPPLEVKSFGEIDFKADDCEAIAIANTMSGLWKLEMCYGSFGDLGLDAILTNCKALSHLNIDGCWKVNLGDDLLVKCLKLEYFVDPFIDEDIADYDDDEDDDECSDSY; the protein is encoded by the exons ATGGCAAATTTGGGTCTGCAAAACAAAGACTGGTCTTCCTCTTCCCGGTGGGAGGAGCTGAATCCGGAAGTACTAGCTCTCATACTCATCCGAATCCCAATAGAAGAGAGGGTTGGAAATGCTACATTGGTGTGTAAAAATTGGTTAGCATGCGTTTCAGGATCTTATTGCTGGTCTGAAATCGATATCCAGGACTGGTGCCAGAAACAGAATCGTTCCGTCCAAGATGTTGACATGGTGGCACGTACGCTTATGAAGCGTAGTAGAGGTTCATCTTGGTTGCTGTCTACTTACAAGCTTGGAAACCCCGGCTTCATTTATGCTGCTAACTTGTG TGGGAAAAACCTAAAGGTGCTGAAAATGCCAATGAGCGAAGTGACCGACGAGATGGTGGAAAGGCATGTTGGTTCGCTAGTGAATTTGAGCGTGTTAGATATTAGTTATTGTTTGAAGATCACAAGCAAAGGGATTGCAGAATTTGGTAACAACTGCAAAGGCCTAGTCGAACTCAGAAGAAACATGCCGCCACCGCTAGAAGTGAAATCTTTTGGAGAAATTGATTTCAAGGCTGATGACTGTGAGGCTATAGCGATAGCAAATACAATGTCAGGTCTATGGAAACTCGAGATGTGTTATGGGTCGTTTGGAGATTTGGGTCTTGATGCTATACTCACTAATTGTAAGGCTCTTTCGCATCTTAACATTGACGGGTGTTGGAAAGTGAACTTGGGTGATGATCTTTTGGTTAAGTGTTTGAAGCTTGAGTATTTCGTTGATCCTTTTATTGATGAAGACATTGCCGATTATGATGACGACgaggatgatgatgaatgtTCAGATTCTTATTAG
- the LOC136219848 gene encoding uncharacterized protein isoform X2, translated as MSFSFFKPSRPKTPQEVVKSLKESLMALDTKTVVEVKALEKALEDVEKNLSGVRCMLCGDSEVEPNPDQVSQLVLEVCKEDVISLMIHKLPNLGWEARKDLVHCWSILLKQKVDSKYFSVEYIENHFELLDFLVVCYDNKEIALNCGLMLRECIKFPSLAKYILESTSFVLFFKFVELPNFDVASDAFSTFKDLLTKHGTVVAEYLTAHYDEFFDMYEKLLTSPNYVTRRQSLKLLSEFLLEPPCSHIMKRYILEVRFLKIMMTLLKDSSKNIQISAFHIFKCRIGGIA; from the exons ATGTCGTTTTCTTTCTTCAAGCCTTCTCGGCCAAAGACGCCGCAAGAGGTGGTGAAATCATTGAAGGAGAGCCTCATGGCGCTTGATACCAAAACTGTTGTTGAAGTTAAAGCCCTTgagaag GCTTTGGAAGATGTTGAGAAAAATCTTTCCGGAGTGAGATGTATGCTTTGTGGTGATAGCGAGGTTGAACCAAATCCAGATCAAGTTTCACAGCTGGTTCTTGAAGTTTGTAAAGAGGATGTTATCTCTCTTATGATTCACAAACTACCTAATTTGGGGTGGGAA GCGAGGAAGGATTTGGTGCACTGTTGGTCCATATTGTTAAAGCAAAAGGTTGATTCCAAATATTTCTCTGTAGAATACATAGAGAACCATTTTGAATTACTAGACTTTCTTGTCGTGTG CTATGATAACAAGGAAATTGCCTTGAATTGTGGACTTATGCTAAGGGAGTGCATCAAATTTCCTTCGCTTGCAAA GTACATATTAGAGTCTACAAGCTTTGTGTTGTTTTTTAAATTTGTGGAGTTGCCGAACTTTGATGTTGCTTCTGATGCTTTCTCTACTTTCAAG GATTTGCTTACTAAACACGGTACTGTGGTAGCAGAATATCTCACTGCTCATTATGATGAG TTCTTTGATATGTATGAAAAACTACTGACATCTCCAAATTATGTGACAAGAAGGCAATCATTAAAG CTTCTCTCGGAATTCCTTTTGGAGCCTCCATGTTCTCATATAATGAAGCGCTATAttttagaagttcgatttttgAAAATCATGATGACATTGCTGAAG GACTCGAGTAAAAATATCCAGATTTCAGCTTTCCACATTTTCAAG TGCAGGATTGGTGGAATTGCTTGA